The window AATATGAAAAAAATAAAAAGAATTGCCACGCTGCTAAGTATAGGACTTACTTCGGTTTTTACTGCAAAAAAGGCGGTAGCGACAACAATTACGGCAAACAATAATATTGCCGATCGTGTAAATAACGTGAGGAACGAATTGAAAAAGAAAGTTGCAGACGGCTCCATTGCAGATTTGGATATTGCAGAAAATTTCAAGACCAATTCATCAATGGAAGGTTGGGGTAATTGGGTTAACTGGACAAATTGGAATAACTGGGCAAATTGGAATAACTGGAATAATTGGAAAGATTGGGCTAAAACCTGGGGCGACTTTTTAAATTCCTAACTTTTACCAGGATGATAGATCTATTGGTAATTCAGCCTACGCCATTTTGTAACATTAACTGCTCCTATTGTTATTTAGCCGACCGTGATAACAAAGACAAGATTAACGAAGATACCATTGGTTTAATTGCGGATAGAGTTATTGAAAGTAAATTATATGATAAAAAAATAACCGTTGTTTGGCATGCCGGCGAACCGATGGTTATCCCGGTTGATTACTTTGCACGCCTGATTGAGATCATTAACAGTAAATTTAAGGCTAACGGTATTGAAACAGAGCATTCGATACAAACAAATGGAACTTTAATCAGCCAAAAATGGTGCGATGTAATCAATAAATTCAATATCAAAATTGGGATAAGTATTGACGGACCTGATTTTATTCATGATCACAACCGGAAAACGAGGAATGGCAAGGGTACTTTTCAATCTGTTATGAAAGGAATAAAATTACTACAGGAAAACAACATCAGATATCATGGAATAGCGGTTATTTCAAAAATCTCATTAATGTTTCCTGAAGAAATTTTTTCATTTTTTTATGACAATGGCTTTTATCATGTTGGCTTAAACATAGAGGAGCTGGAAGGAATTCATACTTCTTCAAGCCTATACAAGGAAGATGAATATTCACAAATCTATACTTTTTACCAGGCGCTGTTTAATAAATATATCAACAGCGATAATAGGATGATTATAAGAGAGTTTGATTATAGCTTGAATTCTATTTTACGCAATCCTAACGTAATGGACATCAGAAAGATTGACATTCAATCACACCAGGTTGTTCCACACGGGATAATTTCAATTGATTATTTAGGAAATTATTCTACTTTTTCGCCTGAGTTGCTTGGTCAAAAAAGTGATGTTTACAATAATTTCATTTGGGGAAATGTCACTGACTCGGGATTTAAAAAACCAAAATGGCGCAAACAATTTAATGCAATCTCAAAAGAAATTTCGTCTGGGGTAAAAAAATGCAAAAAAGAGTGCTCTTTTTTTAGCGTTTGCGGTGGTGGTGCTCCTGCAAATAAGTATTATGAGAATAACTCGTTCAATTCAACCGAAACCAATTACTGCCGGTATACCATTCAGGTACCAACTTCGATAGTACTCTCTTACCTGGAAGAGAAATTGTTTAACTAAGCCAATTATCAAAATGGAACTGCAAATAACCTTTTTGTCAGAAGACAAGGCATCGGCCATAGAGCATACAGCCGGATTGAGAAAAAAAATTAAATTTTATCTACCCGAGGCCGACGTTGAAAAGAATAAAATAAAAGAAGGCGATGCCGGTGCCGAGAGTGAAATTATAAGTATGCTATTAGGTGCTGGATTTGCGGGAAAGCTTTTTGAAATTATAAAAAGCTACATCGTAGCCAAAATAAAAGCTGATGTAGATTTGGCAAAAATTGATGCCAAGAAATCGAAAATTGAAGTCTCGGGCAAAAATGCTCAAGGTGAAGATATCTCCATTGTCATCACATGTGACCCTGAAGATTTAACAAAGTTTAAAGACCTGCTTAAAACAACGTTTAATTGAAAACTTATACACCAAACAATGAAGCCAGAAAATATTTTAGCAGTATTACTTGGCGTATGGAATTATGATAACTTGCCTTCCTTACCTGCAGCACAACGCCACATAAAAAAAATCCACGAAGATCTATCAGGCGATACGGTTGCAATGCCAGTTAATCAAATCTATCCTGAAGACCACTCCTCTTCCCAAGGAAATCCAATAACCATTTTAACAAATATCAACAATTTCATTAAAGGCCAAATTAAAATCAATAATAATATTGAATTGATAATCTTTTACTTTTCTGGCCATGGTTTATTAGATGACCAGGAAGCAAAATACTATTTGTGTGTAAAGGAAACCGACGATGAAACCCTGGGCTTAACTGCTATAGATATAATACTTTTGCTGGATACGCTTTTGGCGCACAAAAAAAAGCTGGTACTTATTCTTGATTCTTGTTTTAGCGAAAACATATTTTCTCAGATTACAGCAAAAAGCCCTGATATTTTTATAATTGCATCGTCAAGGTACAACAAAACGTCGAAATACCCGGTAGGGGATACTTTCTCGGCCTTTTCTGAACGCTTTATTAATTTACTTGAAAATGGAAGTGAAACGTACAAAGACACGGAATATTTAAGTTTAGCTGTTGTTTTTGAAGAATTAAAAAAAGAATTGAAAAGGGATCGTTATCCGGAACCTGTTTCTCTTGATAAAAACAGGTGTAGTGAGATCCCATTTATAAAGAATATAAGATATGAAGATCCGGCTCAACAATATTCTGTTCCAAAAACATCAATTATATCGGCTTTGCGCCAGTATAACCCTGACATTCTTAATCCGGAAGATAGTAAAGAAGCCATCTTAAAAAGCTACCCTATTTTTATTTCTTATTACCTTAAAGATCTGTTTGCAAAGGGGTCGAAAAAAATAAACGATCTCCAATTCTATATTGATTTTTACAAAATCATTATTAAATATTTAAGCTTTATTGCCATTAAGGATTTAAAGGACAGGACACCAAAAAGTATAATCAGAGAAGAGGATAGTGTTGCTTTAAACTGCATATGGAATGAATACCCAACGCACAAACAATATTTTAACATTCTGAAAATTATCTGTATCAATTATGAGCATTTGATAATTAAAGAGTTTAATAAGGATGCCGATTTTTTATCCTCTATTGATAAACTTGAAGAAGCATTGAATAGTGAGAAAGTTGATTTAACCGCTTTCAGAACTAATTTTTTTGAGCTAATTAAAAACCTTGCATTTTTTTGCAGATATAACCTGTACGCGGTGCGAATCATTGAAGTAAGAAAAGGTTATTATGGCCCCCCGGTATACAGACATGAGGTAAGTAATCTTTATGGACAAAGTGAAAGCAAATACGACTTTTCTTTACAATTTCCTATCTACATACACAACGGGGCAATTATATTATACCCCAAAACAGCTCAAAACTTACTTAATGAAACAGAGTATCTTAACCTATGGCCATTGGTAATTGACAGGTTTGGGAACGACAGGGGTAGCGACAAGCCCGAGATACAGTTTTATAGAGGCACTAATAATAGCGGTGCCGATAATAAGAAATTTTATTACGAAAGCACAACGCTAAAGAAAAGCAATATCGAGCAATTGGAATATGCCGATTTATTATCGCTTCCAACGCGCGACGAGTGGGTAGAATATTTAAGGCCTTTTTAATGTTGTTCAAATGCAATCGGCAATTAAATTTTTAGATCCTTACGAGAAGGAAGACATTCAGATCTTTTTTGGAAGACAAAAAGAATCTGAAAATTTATATAATAAAGTTAGGCGATCTGTTATATGCGTTTTATATGGTGTGTCTGGAACAGGCAAAACATCACTGATCCAATGCGGCCTTGCCAATAAATTTGACGAATCTGACTGGATGGATATCACAGTTAGGAGGGGGAGCGACCGTACGATAATGGAGGCTATTTTAGTTAAAATTAAAGAGGAAGTACAAGAAACTCCAAATGATGCATCGCCGGAAAATATACTAAATGGATTAAAAACAATTTACAAGGAATACTACAGACCATTATACCTTATTTTCGATCAGTTTGAAGAACTATTCATAAATGGAGATAATAGGGAAAGATATGATTTTAAAGAGTTTTTAAAACTTTTATATGCTGAACAGGAAAGGTTTGTTACAATCATCCTGGTATTGCGAGATGAGTTTTATTCAAAACTGAACTTCCTTAAACCTGAGGTACCCAACATTTTCAACAATAGTATTGAATTGGAAAGGATAAGTGAAGATGACATCAAGGATGTAATTACCAATATTTTTGCTTCAAGCAAAGTGACCTGCACTAATGAGAATAAAATTATCGATAACATTATAGCCAATGCAATTGACCCTGAAACAAAAAAAATAGAGCTTCCTTATTTGCAAGTCTACTTGCAGAAAATATTTGACAAAATAAATAAGGACAGAGGGTCGGCAGAATCTTACTTTACTTTATCAATCGAAGATCTGCCTAAAAATATCAGCTTTAGAGATGCGCTTGGAGACTTCCTGGATGAAGAGGTTAGTAAGTTATTGACAGATGGATCGGGATTCTCAGATGAAGATGTTTGGGAAATGCTTAAACTTTTGATTACTCCGGAAGGAACAAAAAGAAGTTTGTCATTACAAAGTATTATAAAGCAATCTACTATTCCTGAGAAGGGGATTAAAGTTCCCACTCTATTAAGTAGACTCAAGGATTCCAGAATATTGCGTTTAAAATATGATTTGTACGAACTAAAACATGATAGCCTTGCAGCAAAAATTGCTTCAAAGTGGTCTGAAGATGAGAAATTAATAAATAAGATAACAAAAATTGTTATTGATACTTATGCGCTTGAAAATCAACTAACTAAGGATCAGCTTTACTTGGTCAATATTTACAAAGACAAACTCAGATTTGATGATGCCGATAAAGTTAAATATTTTAAATACATAGACGAGTGCAATGCAGTTTTTGAGAAAGAAGAGAGCGATAAAAATAGCCGATTAGAAACGGAAATAACACTAAGAGAACTTGCTGAAAAAAATGCCGAAAAAGCGATTAATGAACGTAACAAAGCCCGTATCTTGTTAGGTTTACTTTTACTTATTTTCGTTATATTCTTTTGGGTTTCAATGTATTCCTTTAAGAATTTTAATGAGAACTTTCAAATTAAGGTTGAACGTTCGGCCGGTTATTATAAGCTAAACAAGTTTTGCGAGTCGTATAATACACTTCACGATTTGCAAAATTCATTCTCTTATGTTTTCTTAAATAAATCTCACAAAAAAACGTTGGATTCAATGCTTGAAAATAAGATATACTTTTCACGTATTGATACTAATTATTACGGAAACGATCCAAGAAATCTTTTTCAATCCCGATTTGACAATTTATCTGTCATTTTACATCGCAATAAAACAGATGATTACAATGTGAACATTTATGAGAAAAATGTATTGGTTAATAACGACAATGGTGTTTTAGTACCGAAAATATTTAAACACAATAATATTATCGTATATCTTACAAAAAAGGGAATTGTAGTATTTAATGCAGATAATAAAATAAAAAAAATATTGGCACATGACGGATTTGATATAACTAAGGTCAACATTGCTGTATTATTTAATTTAGACGGGAAGTCTTTTTACGTGGAAAAAACAACTTATCAGAAAATGACATCCAATTTTAAAGATCCAAATAAAGGGAGCAATACCCCGCCGACCGCGACAGTAACATATTCATTATATAACATAGACCAAGCAACAAATTCGCAACCTCTTATTAAATCATCAGCTATAAGTAAAGACCATTTCTTTTATAACAATAGTAAAAAAATAGTGTATTTTGATACCACAAAAAACGAAGTTTCAATTGAAGATCTTGCGCATAAAAAATCACCTGAAGTAACTTATCAAAATATTGTGGGAGCTTATACGGCTACTGCTATGAATCACTTGCTTCTTAAAAAGAAGAATGGTACTTTAATGATACTTAACTTATTAAAAAACACCAAAGATTCTGTGAAGAAAGTAGACATAAAAAAGTCTATAACTGTTTCAAAAGATTATAGTTCCATTCCGTTGAATGATGATAAAACTATAATCATCTACGATTTCAAAAAAGATTCGATCATAAAAAAAATCCTCATACCAGATTGTCATAATTTAAAAATTTCGCCCAATGGTAAATTAATAGTGTACTTAGATAAAATAGGCTTGCCTCATATAAAGGACGTCTTAACTAAAACCACTTTATTTCTTCCTAAAGAAATCGCATTTAAGGGAAGCAATCTTGATTATTTTGTTACCAACTCTTCAATCACCTTTGTAGATGAAGTTTATACAACTGAAGATGACAAGAAAGCACCTACTTCACCAAATGCATGCTTTATAACTATTTTTATCATTAACGGCAAAGGTACCGCAACTGATAATTATCAATTGAAGATGTCAAATAAAATAACAGCGCCCGATAATTGGCAGATAGATTATACTAAACTTAAGGATAATCAAAACGATCCGGGGTATCTGTTTTTTCAAAATGTATCGGGTAAAATCGTTCTAAAATCTTCAATTAACTTAAATCAGAAAGCCTTTACTGAAAATTACTTAGATAGCGTTTTTTCTATACGTCATCGGTAACAATTTCAGCGGCACCACAATCTCTTGATCCTCTAAGCCACCAATTAACTGCATGCATCCGCCCTACATAAAATCTATTGATGGCTTAAGGGCGATTGCAGCTTTAATGGTCGTTTTTTTTCATAGTCCGATTCCTATCTTTCAGTTTCAATTTGGCTGGGCCGGTGTAAACATTTTTTTTATCTTATCTGGTTTTTTAATTTCCAGGATACTGGTGGCGTCGAAAAATAGTGACTTTAAAACCTTCCTAAAGAACTTTTATATGCGACGGGTTTTGAGAGTTTTTCCATTATATTTTCTCTATTTAGGCGTAGCTTTTTTGGGGCTTATCGCCTTGAACAGTCTTTTAAAGGGCGATGATGAAAATATAAAACAAGGACTTGCCGATTTGCGTGCTAATTATCCTTTCTTTTTAAGTTACACCTACAATTTTGAAGCAATCTTTCATTATTTATATCAAGGTACTACCTTTTTTCAATCAACCTTTACCGGGCATCTCTGGACGCTATCTGTAGAAGAACAATTTTATTGTATATTCCCGCTGATAATTTACTTTCTGCCTTTAGAATATTTAAAAAGGGGGTGCATAATATCAATTTTGCTGATACCTTGTTTAAGATTATTTTCGGTTTTATATTTAAACAATCATATTCACTCCAGTTTTGTAATAGGCAACGTATTAAATTATTTTACTGTTTTTCAGTTAGATACTTTTGCAATAGGCATATATATAGCCTTATTTGATACAAGTCATATTTTAAAGTGGTGGCCTTTTATTGTACTTATCTCAACATTAGTTTTTTTATCAGTAGGGATTTATCATCTTACATCATTGGAAAACAATGAGCTATCAATTAGTTCATTCGGATTTGATGAACCAGTTTTTCAATTTAGCTATCGTCCGCCATCGAGCCAAATTTTAGCTAATCGATATTTTTACTCGATTCCTATTTTAAATTTGCTTTTTGGGCTTGGGTTGCTATTATTAATAAGAAAGAACATTGCTGGTAAATTTATGTCCAATAAATATTTGAGATATATTGGAAAGATTTCTTATGGAATCTATATCTACCATTTAGGCTTTTCCTATGTGTTTTTAAAACTTTCAGAACAACTCTTAAAGCATGGTATCCAACAAGTCAGTTGGGAGCTACAAACCTTTTTTATGCTCATTTATTTGAGTTTACTCATATTACTTGCTGGCATAAGTTACAAATACTTCGAAATCAAGTTTCTCTCTTTTAAAAAGAACTTTATTTACAATCATAAACTGGTTCCACCGGGTAAAACATAATAATTACTGGGTTCGCTCACTTGTGAGTTATTAACGAAATGTAACATAGAACAGAGGTCAGCGGTCACTCACACCTTAACAAAGACCTGCGTTAAAAATTGCAACTAAACCACACTGTTGGATCAAGCGATTTACATATGGGAGACGCACGTGATGCATATCTACAAAAAAATAATAACGCGGGGCACCAATTAATTTAAGCCCTTTTAAAGTTTCCTTAACGATACAAACAACTCCGCCTGTAATTTCCAGCTGCCATCAATTTTACGCCACATGGCCGAGTAATTGCCGCCTTTGCTGTAGGAGTTTATGGCTGTCCAGGTGCCGGTTTCCCAGGCCATGGTGCCGTTATCGCCTACGGTAATGGTTACCGGAGTACGTACGTAAGCAACGGTTTTGTTGATTTTAAATAGCTGTTTCCAGCCTGCGGCTATGCTATCTTTGCCGGTGGTGGTAATTCCCCTGCCTATGGTTTGCACAAAATCGGGTAGCCAGTATTTGGATATGCCGTCAACATCGTGTTTGGCAATGGCATTATTAGATGCTGCTCTTGAGGCTTTAATAATTTCTACATCTGCTTTATAATCTGTTTGTTTAAAAGCAAACAGTGCGCTTAATAACAATAGAAGGGGTAATTTAAACAGGAACAACATAGCTGATATGGTTAATAGGTGTTTGGTACAAGTTAGTTATTATCCCTGTTATAACGCTTAATTTTTGTACTTTAATGAAGCAGTTTGGTTTAGGCAAACATTGGCATTGAACGCCGGCCACGACTCACCCCGGCTACGCTGCGCTGGCCGACCCTCTCTCCGGCTGCGCCGCATAGAGGGTGAACCTCATTTTTTTTACTCTTTCTTGCCCCTCTATGCGGCGCAGTCGGAGAGAGGGGCAGACGGGCGCAGCCTCGTCGGGGTGAGTCGATTCGCCGACATGCGATATACGTCACTTTCCCTCTTGAACTTCGCGAAATTTACAACTAACCATGGCAAGTTCGGTTTTCCTGTCATCCTGAGTATCTATCAGGTAAAACCTGAAAAAAAATGTTATGACGCGCGACTGATATAGTTAAACGAATGCAATAAACTACCGTCATTGCGAGGCACGAAGCAATCCCGAACTATGTGGGACTTAGCATGTAGGGGATTGCTTCGTGCCTCGCAATGACGGATATTTAATACTGACAGTCAGTAACTTACAAGTGTGTCATTATAAGGTACGAAGGATCTATCAGCTGTGCATGACCGATAGAAAAGTCGGCGAATAGATCCTTCGTGCCTTAGGATGACAGTTTATTTATTTTTGAATGTCATTCCACTATACCAGCCGTCGGATTTTACAACTCAGCTTACCCTTAAGCAACTTTAAAATAGCCTTAAAACAAAAAAGGCCCCGATAAGGAGCCTCTTTTATATATAAAGTATAAATTTTATACAGAAAAACTTTCGCCGCAGCCGCAGGTACGGCTGGCGTTAGGGTTATGGAAATTGAAGCCTTTACCGTTAAGGCCGTCGCTAAAATCAAGTTCGGTGCCGGCAAGGTACAGGAACGATTTCATATCCAAAGCCATACGGATTCCCTGGTCTTCAAAAAACTGGTCGCCTTTTTTTTCTTCGTTATCAAAATCCAAATTGTATGATAAACCCGAGCAACCGCCACCCTGTACAGAAACACGCAGAAAATACGAAGCATCAAGCCCGCCATCCTGCATCAGGTGTTCTATTTTACTTTTTGCTTTATCAGTTACAGTTACCATGGTGAGTAGAATCAAGAGTCAAGAATCAAGAGTTAAGACATT is drawn from Mucilaginibacter ginsenosidivorax and contains these coding sequences:
- a CDS encoding YybH family protein, producing MLFLFKLPLLLLLSALFAFKQTDYKADVEIIKASRAASNNAIAKHDVDGISKYWLPDFVQTIGRGITTTGKDSIAAGWKQLFKINKTVAYVRTPVTITVGDNGTMAWETGTWTAINSYSKGGNYSAMWRKIDGSWKLQAELFVSLRKL
- a CDS encoding nSTAND1 domain-containing NTPase, with amino-acid sequence MQSAIKFLDPYEKEDIQIFFGRQKESENLYNKVRRSVICVLYGVSGTGKTSLIQCGLANKFDESDWMDITVRRGSDRTIMEAILVKIKEEVQETPNDASPENILNGLKTIYKEYYRPLYLIFDQFEELFINGDNRERYDFKEFLKLLYAEQERFVTIILVLRDEFYSKLNFLKPEVPNIFNNSIELERISEDDIKDVITNIFASSKVTCTNENKIIDNIIANAIDPETKKIELPYLQVYLQKIFDKINKDRGSAESYFTLSIEDLPKNISFRDALGDFLDEEVSKLLTDGSGFSDEDVWEMLKLLITPEGTKRSLSLQSIIKQSTIPEKGIKVPTLLSRLKDSRILRLKYDLYELKHDSLAAKIASKWSEDEKLINKITKIVIDTYALENQLTKDQLYLVNIYKDKLRFDDADKVKYFKYIDECNAVFEKEESDKNSRLETEITLRELAEKNAEKAINERNKARILLGLLLLIFVIFFWVSMYSFKNFNENFQIKVERSAGYYKLNKFCESYNTLHDLQNSFSYVFLNKSHKKTLDSMLENKIYFSRIDTNYYGNDPRNLFQSRFDNLSVILHRNKTDDYNVNIYEKNVLVNNDNGVLVPKIFKHNNIIVYLTKKGIVVFNADNKIKKILAHDGFDITKVNIAVLFNLDGKSFYVEKTTYQKMTSNFKDPNKGSNTPPTATVTYSLYNIDQATNSQPLIKSSAISKDHFFYNNSKKIVYFDTTKNEVSIEDLAHKKSPEVTYQNIVGAYTATAMNHLLLKKKNGTLMILNLLKNTKDSVKKVDIKKSITVSKDYSSIPLNDDKTIIIYDFKKDSIIKKILIPDCHNLKISPNGKLIVYLDKIGLPHIKDVLTKTTLFLPKEIAFKGSNLDYFVTNSSITFVDEVYTTEDDKKAPTSPNACFITIFIINGKGTATDNYQLKMSNKITAPDNWQIDYTKLKDNQNDPGYLFFQNVSGKIVLKSSINLNQKAFTENYLDSVFSIRHR
- a CDS encoding HesB/IscA family protein; the protein is MVTVTDKAKSKIEHLMQDGGLDASYFLRVSVQGGGCSGLSYNLDFDNEEKKGDQFFEDQGIRMALDMKSFLYLAGTELDFSDGLNGKGFNFHNPNASRTCGCGESFSV
- a CDS encoding acyltransferase family protein; its protein translation is MHPPYIKSIDGLRAIAALMVVFFHSPIPIFQFQFGWAGVNIFFILSGFLISRILVASKNSDFKTFLKNFYMRRVLRVFPLYFLYLGVAFLGLIALNSLLKGDDENIKQGLADLRANYPFFLSYTYNFEAIFHYLYQGTTFFQSTFTGHLWTLSVEEQFYCIFPLIIYFLPLEYLKRGCIISILLIPCLRLFSVLYLNNHIHSSFVIGNVLNYFTVFQLDTFAIGIYIALFDTSHILKWWPFIVLISTLVFLSVGIYHLTSLENNELSISSFGFDEPVFQFSYRPPSSQILANRYFYSIPILNLLFGLGLLLLIRKNIAGKFMSNKYLRYIGKISYGIYIYHLGFSYVFLKLSEQLLKHGIQQVSWELQTFFMLIYLSLLILLAGISYKYFEIKFLSFKKNFIYNHKLVPPGKT
- a CDS encoding caspase family protein translates to MKPENILAVLLGVWNYDNLPSLPAAQRHIKKIHEDLSGDTVAMPVNQIYPEDHSSSQGNPITILTNINNFIKGQIKINNNIELIIFYFSGHGLLDDQEAKYYLCVKETDDETLGLTAIDIILLLDTLLAHKKKLVLILDSCFSENIFSQITAKSPDIFIIASSRYNKTSKYPVGDTFSAFSERFINLLENGSETYKDTEYLSLAVVFEELKKELKRDRYPEPVSLDKNRCSEIPFIKNIRYEDPAQQYSVPKTSIISALRQYNPDILNPEDSKEAILKSYPIFISYYLKDLFAKGSKKINDLQFYIDFYKIIIKYLSFIAIKDLKDRTPKSIIREEDSVALNCIWNEYPTHKQYFNILKIICINYEHLIIKEFNKDADFLSSIDKLEEALNSEKVDLTAFRTNFFELIKNLAFFCRYNLYAVRIIEVRKGYYGPPVYRHEVSNLYGQSESKYDFSLQFPIYIHNGAIILYPKTAQNLLNETEYLNLWPLVIDRFGNDRGSDKPEIQFYRGTNNSGADNKKFYYESTTLKKSNIEQLEYADLLSLPTRDEWVEYLRPF
- the grrM gene encoding cyclophane-forming radical SAM/SPASM peptide maturase GrrM/OscB, producing the protein MIDLLVIQPTPFCNINCSYCYLADRDNKDKINEDTIGLIADRVIESKLYDKKITVVWHAGEPMVIPVDYFARLIEIINSKFKANGIETEHSIQTNGTLISQKWCDVINKFNIKIGISIDGPDFIHDHNRKTRNGKGTFQSVMKGIKLLQENNIRYHGIAVISKISLMFPEEIFSFFYDNGFYHVGLNIEELEGIHTSSSLYKEDEYSQIYTFYQALFNKYINSDNRMIIREFDYSLNSILRNPNVMDIRKIDIQSHQVVPHGIISIDYLGNYSTFSPELLGQKSDVYNNFIWGNVTDSGFKKPKWRKQFNAISKEISSGVKKCKKECSFFSVCGGGAPANKYYENNSFNSTETNYCRYTIQVPTSIVLSYLEEKLFN